In the Mya arenaria isolate MELC-2E11 chromosome 11, ASM2691426v1 genome, one interval contains:
- the LOC128207933 gene encoding thyroid transcription factor 1-like, with product MDVMSVSPKHSTPFSVTDILNPIEELQNFSNFNLPLRKAPFADSGFSSFGAYSYRTSGSQGTMNGMSAAAAAMSVPVTSPYHNYVPPLSHHTPNFPSQYCNGGDYYGDSMMRNSSNWYNTGSPDHRLTISRLMNSQSSCAMSPMSSGMNHMSNMGIPGLDQHKGLQFPLTQRRKRRILFSQAQVYELERRFKQQKYLSAPEREHLASMINLTPTQVKIWFQNHRYKCKRQQKDKDKLDSSASSNASESSPQSHTSQNSPKKVAVPVLVKDGKPCTGTGNNESQGSQNTSQARVSSASNSSHNSSSPGHVHSSSAKSGSQSHHSVPMTTAGTTTHCYSSSTSSLSSPSSGLHNSINYPTPPSMNGGSPYLLSGRTW from the exons ATGGACGTAATGTCCGTGAGCCCGAAACATAGCACTCCGTTTTCTGTGACTGATATTTTAAACCCTATAGAGGAATTACAGAACTTCTCAAACTTCAACCTACCACTACGCAAGGCGCCGTTCGCCGACAGCGGCTTCTCCTCGTTCGGCGCGTACAGTTACAGGACTTCCGGTTCCCAAGGGACTATGAACGGCATGAGCGCCGCGGCGGCCGCGATGAGCGTGCCCGTGACGTCACCGTACCACAACTACGTGCCGCCTCTGAGCCACCACACGCCCAACTTCCCCTCCCAGTACTGTAACGGCGGCGACTACTACGGGGATTCGATGATGCGAAACTCCTCCAACTGGTACAATACAGGATCCCCCGACCACAGGCTCACCA TTTCCCGTCTGATGAACAGCCAGAGCTCGTGCGCAATGTCACCCATGTCATCCGGGATGAACCATATGAGCAACATGGGAATCCCGGGGCTCGACCAGCACAAGGGGCTACAGTTTCCGCTCACCCAGCGCCGGAAGCGTCGCATTCTGTTCTCGCAAGCACAGGTCTACGAGCTGGAGCGGCGGTTCAAGCAGCAGAAGTATTTGTCGGCACCGGAGCGCGAGCACCTGGCCAGCATGATCAACCTGACACCAACTCAGGTGAAGATATGGTTCCAGAATCATCGCTACAAGTGCAAGCGACAACAGAAAGACAAGGACAAGCTAGACTCAAGCGCCAGCTCGAACGCAAGTGAGAGCTCCCCGCAGTCTCACACCAGTCAGAACTCACCCAAGAAAGTGGCGGTGCCGGTTCTAGTGAAAGACGGTAAACCATGTACAGGAACTGGAAACAATGAATCCCAGGGTTCTCAGAACACTTCGCAAGCGCGTGTCAGTTCCGCATCTAACAGTAGTCATAATAGTTCAAGTCCAGGCCATGTACACAGTTCTAGTGCTAAAAGTGGGTCACAGTCCCATCACAGCGTTCCCATGACAACAGCAGGAACAACTACGCACTGCTACTCATCATCCACCTCTTCGCTTTCATCACCCTCTTCCGGTCTTCACAACAGTATAAACTACCCCACCCCACCTAGCATGAACGGGGGCTCGCCATATTTACTCAGTGGTAGAACGTGGTga